Part of the Penicillium digitatum chromosome 4, complete sequence genome is shown below.
TACAGCACGTGTGTGGCTTACTGGGTTGCCCTGCTTCGAGAATCCGGCGGCATGTTCTCTTTTGACATTTTAAGATACCCATTGGCGTTCAGTGTGTTGGTCTTGGTTGTTTTTATCTCTATTTCTTGTTTTGCGTGTTGCGGACTCTCTCTTCTACCGTGTATATTTACATATCATATAATTGTATAATTGTGCAAGACTCGGCTGCACTGCTTTCTTATCTCCTTACGCATGGAGAACAATCTAAAATTTTACGGCCAATTAACCCACACAGAATACTCTGACATGGAATCGTCGAGTGTGTGTGCGTCTCTCAAGGAAAAATACATCGGACTTCAGGCGTCGCAAATTAACAACAACGCCGATGACTGCATCTTAATTAAATTTGCCCAATCAAGCACTTTACTATAGTCGACCACTCACACATGATAACTATATATGTTGTACGTTACAACCATACGCCATTCAGAGTCGGGAAGATGCAAAGCACCACGCCGAGAAAACTTTAATTCGAGAACTCAGGTCCCTTTTTGCTAGTATATTTCATTAATCAGTTACATAAGAGCATGCATGTCCTCTCCATTAAGAAAAGAGGACAGAAAGACAGAGCAATCCAAGTCGAGCGTGAGAACGTGACAAATTTTCCGTAAACAAAGCGAAGCAGTTCAGACAACATAATGATAACCCGCGAAATAACAAAGAACCAATCGACGGCAACCTCAAAGCAACAGGTGTGAAAGTTCATAGACGCCGAGGTATGTGTCTCCCTTCACGGTACATGTTCCATGGTCCATTTTACCAACTGGGTGCAGTCGAATCTAGCCCATTCCACCCCACCGTGTAGTCATTAATAGCAATCTCTCAGATGCGTGGAAGCCAGGCTTATTTCCAGGCGTTGAGACCAGCCCATGGATCGGTGGAGGAACCAGATTGAGACTGCGACTGCGAGGGGGTCTTGTGGTGCCCGTACTGTCTGCTCTGCGCATAGCCACCAGGACCAGAGGGGTATATGCCACCTGTTGTAGGAGGGTAGGCTGTCTGTTGGGGGCGCGGCGGGGGTGGAGGCGGGATGTAGCCCTGGGGAGCCATATAGTGCGAGGAGTGCGAGGACTGAGGGCCAACACCAGGAGCCGGCGTGCTGGAGTTTGAGTAGCCGCCGTACGGGACCGGGGTTTGAGAGAAAAATGGCTGGTTTGGGGGTGGGGATACGGGGGTCTGGTAAGGATATGCCATGGGGTTGTAGCCCTCAGATAAGGGAGCTGCGGCTCCTTGCTGGAAATGCTGGGCTTGGTAAGCTCCCGGAGCACCTCCCATGTACTGCCCATAGGGCGCTGGAGAGTGCGAGAGGGACACGCCTGGAATGGCGGGCGGGTAGCGGGGTGACGGCTTTGGGGATGGACCCGTAGTTCCATATGCCGGCGTTTGAACGGGCGGTGGTGGTGACTTGACTTTTGAGGGCGGCTTTGCTGACCCTGTGGAGGATAAAGTCGACGAGCTCTTGGGTTCCGTTGATAGGCGCTCCATTAGCTGGCGCAGCTTTTCTCGCTCGCGATCCTCTTGCTCTGAGACACCGCTGGATTGCTCGCGGTTGTTGGCTAAAGATTCGGCATTCCTGCGGGGACTGTCGATGTTTTTGCCCATACCCTTGTCACGCTCGATCTGGCTGAGAAGCTGCGCACCTTCTGATCGGCGGTTGTTGATAAAGGTTTCAACATTCTTGCGGAGACTGTCCACATTTTCACCCATGTCTTTGTAGAAAGTTCGTGCTTGCTTGATACCCGATGAGAGGCCATGGAATGCTTCATAAACTTTCTTGTATCGAGCTATCACGGAATTGCGTTGTCTCTTTATGTTCTCGTACTTCGACTTCTCGGATTGAACCCTTTTGTCTTGAACAAGGTTATCGTGTATCTTTGTGAGCTCGTTCATTAAAGATGATTGTTTGTGATTTGCCTGCACAAGTATGTTCTGATATGGCAGGAACTTTAGCAGTTCTTGCTGGAAGAATTCCTTTTCTCGCCCGACAAATGACTTTTTGTTTAGAATTAAGCGTTCCGTGATGTCGTCTTTGTGGGTCTAGAGCATATAAAGTTAGACAGTCGTCGTGGACAGATAAGCTAGAACACTCACCTCCACTTTGAGATCTGCAAGCAGCTGGGACTTCTCTCGCTCCACGAGGTTCAGTTTCTTTAACAACCCCTCCACCTTGGCAATCTGCTCTGCAACAGAGGCGCCGTCCTCATCATACACATCATCTAGCAGAGTACCTTCCGCTGAACTGGTCACGCCGTCCTTGCTCTTGCCATACTTTGAACGGGCTTTGATTAAGGCTCTCTGGAAAAGAACATCGGCCTCATCTGTTTCGCCAGCAGACCGCATCTCATCAAAGTCGCTTTCATGCTGCCGAAGTGTGGACGACAACTGAGAATCACTTACGCTGGCCTCATTGATAGTATCTCGATACGATCGAACATCCCCTCGAAGTGTGGTATTGAGTCGAGAGCTGGGCTGCTGGCTCCAGTCTGCTCCATACTTTGAGCGCATCTTTTCACACACACTCTCTTCCAGATCTAGCTGCTTTGAGCACTGGTCTAATTGGGATAGCACTTCTGCCTTGCGATCCTGCAACTCGTCAAATGCCTTGCGGAAGGGACTGTGGCCAGCAAGCTCCGAACACCAGCGACGGAAATCTTCGTCCACTGACATCTTGTGGTTTATGCCTCCCTTCAAGATTTCGAGGGTATCTGGCAATTCAAGCGAGCCCAATTTACCGGCTATATCCCGATTGGCACTCTCGGCCTTTCCAGTCTCGACTCGACGTAACTCggccttctcttcctcgtAACAACTGGCGGCCTCAGTGACCCACATAGGCCTCAGCTTTTTGAATAAGTCCGGTCCAATAATTTCATTGATATCTTGTCCTTGGTACAATTCGCTAACCGGAATCGCCTTGGCAGCAGTAACCCTGGCAACTGGTGAAAGACCAGCCTCATTGGGGACTGGTTGGTGGTAGATGAAATCATTGTCTTTAACCATAGTGGCAAGTGAAGCTTGCACGTTTGTTTGATTATGCTTGATGAGGTCCAAGAGATTGGGGCCCGACTCCGCAGTCAGGTTGGTGTCAGCTGGAGGTGACGAGGGGAATGTCTTTGCCCAGCTTAGAGCAACAGCGGACTGCTTATCAGCCACCTGTAAACGAGCAATAGCAATCCCATGAGACCCGCTCTCACTGTCCGCAATCGCCTGATAATATGATGCCACTGATCCCATATGTGCTGCCTTTGCCTGCACGACAATCGTCCAGACCTTGTCAAACACATTCTTGTCGAGGAAATTTTGCATTATCTCCGCACTCTGCGAGTAAAGGTACGCTGCCTGTCCAGCCAGCTTGGCCAAGAGCCCAGGCTTTCTTTGATCGGCCACTTGTTTCTCAAAAAACACCTCTTGGGCTTGAGCTAGTGTGACATTTATTAGTGTCTTGATGGTGTCCTCTTTCAGGTCGGTTGATGGCGGGTGAAGGAAGTTCTGATTAATATATGTAAACATCCCCGCGGATGCCTGGAAAGAGTGATAGGCGGTCTTGAGGCCGGTATCGTCGGCCCGGCTCTGGTTGGCAGCATGGCACGATAGAATGGCGGAGATGTTGAAGATAACGGATGCCTTTTCGAAGGCCAAGGAGAATTGCGAGGTAGATGTATGAGTGAAAGCATCGTACCTAAAAGGTCAAATACGTAAGTACAAGAGGAATAAACAAGGAGAAAATGCCCCTACCATGTGAAAGGGATCTTGACGTGGTTGTCATCGATGGGGAACCTGAGGTCCAGCAGCTCCAGCTGACCGTAGTATCGATACAATAGATCACGACCGATAGCGCTGTCTTTCCCTACACCTCTCATATCCTGACGAAGACGGTTGAGGGTCGCGCATTCATGATTGTATTGTTCGGGGTCCTCGCCATGGCCCTGTCGAATGTAATCCTTGAGGGGCTGGATCCAATCAATCTCGTTGGTCTGCTTCAACGGACATGAGAGCATCGGCGACTGAGCCATTGTCGGATGATTAACAGGAGCGATATGCTCCCAtccaacaaaacaaaaagtatgtgagagaaaaaaaagggacgCGGGGCAGGAATGGTCAGAAGCTCCGTGTCGTGTCTGAGGGGATCGGAGTCGAGGCTGTGGGGTAAGGGAGGCGTAACGTCAGCGCCTGATAGTTCCTAGTGTGTCAATGACGACGTCGGCCGATGAGATATTCTTCGATGCAAGCGgtgtggaagatgatgagatgATGCGAGAAttttcaagaaaaaaaaaaagagttgcCTAGTGCGTTGAAGGCTTGAAGTGTTGGGAGGAGGGAGAAGTGGGATGTGATGTCTGTGACAGTGCCTCGATGAGCGCCAAACCCCAAAACAACCAAGCAACCAGAAACGCACATAGACCACAGCCATTGAAGAAAATTCAAGAATTTTTGTGTCATGTAAGATAATTCATAGATGAGGATGATCATAGTACAGTCTGAAGTAGAGAGCTTCTTAGACATCTATCACTCGATAATAGTTATACAGTAATCTGCCCCCCAAGACCCGGGCAGAACAGGCCCCAATATCGCCAGCGCTATGACATGGGTGAGGTAAATACAAACGGATATAGAATACATGATTATTTACATTTTTCAGCTCGACTTCTTCGAGCTATCCTTGCTGGCATCGCTGCCAGCATCCCTGTTTTCCGTGTCCTTTTTGACATCTTGGGAGTCTTCCTTGTCAGCCTGTGATAGCTTGGAAGAATCTCCATGCTTTTCTGTCAGTCGATGCCATACAGACTTCAGGAAACCTTCATTTTTGGCGGCATCATCGGTGCCACTAGAAGCCGAGGAGCTATCAGTGTAACTAGGTTAGCGAAAGAGCCAATATACACGATGAACCGTGCATCTCACCTATCCTTGCTAAAATTCATTGTTCGCTTGGCTGTCTTATCATTCATCTCGTCTGCGAGGACCTCTAAAATGGTGCGCTGGTTGCCTGTCAAGTACTTGGGCATAGCAACCTTAAATTCAACCTTGAGATCGCCATTAGGAGTGAAACCGCGAGTACGGCCACTAAGCTTCTTCATGCCCATTCCTGACAAAGTAATCCGGTCACCAGTGCCCGTACCGGTGGCCACTTTGACCTTTACTTGATTGTCAAGAGTTGGGATGGTCACCTCACCACCAAGAATGGCAGTGGTGAGAGGAATCGAGGCTGTATAAAGGATATCGGACCCGGAGCGACTGAAGCGATGGTCTGGAGCGACTCGAATAGAGACGTATAGATCACCAGGCTGGGTGCGAGCACCCGGCGGAACAGCCGTTCCAGTGGGTGGGGAATCACCCTCACCGGTAACTCGCAGGCGCATGCCATCTTCTACACCGCCAGGGATGTCTACCTTGATAGTCTTGCGCTCGCGGATCACGCCATTTCCGTTGCAGGAGCTGCATTCTGACCCTCGGGGAACAGACATGCCGGCACCTCCACAAGCGTCGCACGTGGCGGCGACTTGGAATCCCCCCTGCATGAGATGAACGCGGGTACCTGTGCCATTGCACTGGCGACATTGGGATCGCTTGGCACCAGGTTTCAATCCGTCACCTTTGCAGGTTCCGCATTTGGTCAACGGCGTGATGACGATTTCCTGAGACGTGCCCTTCGCAGCGTCCATGAACGAGATGTTTGTTTGTACCTCAATGTCTTCGCCGACCAAAATCTGTTCCTGGAAAGGGTTCCGCCCACCCCGGGGTCCACGGCGCGCTCCTCCGGTAAAGGCACCAAAAAGATCCTCAAAGTTGATGTCGCCGGAAAAGCCCCCGCCAaagccaccaccaccaccgccgaaACCGCCACCAAAGCCATGAAATCCTCCCGCACCAGAAAATGGGCTGCCGCCAGCGTTTGGATTGAACCCGCCATTCTGGTCGAAAGCGGCCGAGCCATACCGGTCGTAGTTCTCTCGCTTCTGGGCGTCAGACAACAATTCGTAGGCTGTCTGGGCTTCTGCAAACTTGTCTTTGGCCTGGGCGTCCTTGTTGGTATCCGGGTGGTACTTCTTGGCCAACCCGTAGTAGGCCTTCTTTATGTCGCCGGCGGATGCCTTCTTATCCACACCAAGGACCTTGTAAGGATCGGAAATAGCCGCAAGAGGAGATGTAGTGTGGAAGGCCTGTCAataaaaaaaacagatgATTCTTAGCAAGCCAAACTCTGATAGCCCATAGAGGTGACGTACCCTAGCCGacatcaccaaagattccTTTCTCTTGCAACCGCCCTCCCGGAGACGCCTAGCCGGAGAATCAGAGACAGTTGCATGGTAGTTTCTTATTTGAGTGGATGAGTGAGCGCTGTTGCTAGAAGTTTGCTTAGAGCATTGTCGCTGGGTGCGCAACAGACGCGCGGGGAGAGCCGCGGCCTTGGGAAATGCCGTGGATGGATTCATGGATAGCAGTAGCCGAACAACGGTTGAACGGCGGTCGTGGTTGCTACACTAAATGGAGATAGAGATGCGATGGGAAATaatcaagaaaaagaatGACAACTCGAACAAGGGAAAGAATGGTTTTAGAGAACCAGATGCTCCAAAATAAGGTAAGCTACTCGCCGGATCACAGAAGCTTCGAGTTCTTTTGGCTGAGAGAAGTTTATCGGAAAAACGTGTGGCCGGACGATGATGAAAGAGTTGCTTACCGAAGCAATAATGGGATCCATGCTCCGACTACGGAATTCTAGCTTCTACTCTACCCATTTGTATCTAATACTTGTTGCTGTCTTTTTGGAGCTGTACCACGGGCTGTCACGGTTTTTTACTGTATCCTCTCTTATCTCCTTCACCCCATTGCCTGGGCGTCCATTTCATACTTAAGGAGCATGCTCCGCGGCCAAACCCTCCCCTGGAGAGCTGTACTCCATCAAACGCCCAGACCACTTCTCCGGCGGCCGCTTCTTGCTTCGCCGAGATATAATGCCGCTTTTCGATCAACACTAACTTCGGTCCACCGTTGTGACTCTTTTCCCTCGTCTTCCCGTGCCTTCTCTGTGAGCTCCATTCGGCGGAGAGAGAAACCCCCACCAGAGGACTCCAAAGAAGAATcggaagagaaggaaaagcGCGAAACCAGTCACGATGATAAGCTGACGGAAAGAGCTCCTGAATCACGGAGGAAGGGAATCGACTCAGGGAAAAATGTCCCTTCCGCAGATCAGGTAGCTCCTGCGCGGAGAAAAGACCGATCGTCCGATAAAGAGCGTGGAGTGGAAGAGGAAGTAAATAAAGAAGCCAACGCATCCGATGGCAAGGGGAACTCGAATGATGCGCCTTCGCCCATCCCACCAAATGATGGCCCAGCCGACTCCAAACCCAGCGGCGCAAGCAGCGGTGGTAATAGCGGCAATGACGATAGTgggaagaagggcaagaaggtcTCAGGAGAAAAGGCCTTACAAAAGCCAGCAGTTCCGGACGTGTACCCCCAGGTGATGGCAATTCCCATCGCGAAACGCCCGTTGTTCCCTGGTTTTTACAAAGCAATCACAATTCGCGACCCGAATGTCGCCGTTGCGATCCAAGATATGATGAAACGGGGTCAACCCTATGTCGGAGCGTTCTTATTCAAGGATGACAACGCCGATGGTGACGTGATTGAGAAATTGGACGACGTTTACGACACTGGAGTTTTCGCTCAAATTACCGCTGCATACCCTCTCCGTGGGGAGGCTGGTGGTGTAACGGCGGTTCTCTACCCCCACCGGCGTATCAAGATCTCATCGCTGCTGCCCCCTGGAGAGAGCACCAAGACCGCTACACCTCCACCCGCACCTATACCAGAAGACAAAACGACTGAAAAGCGAGGCGATGTAGTGGCCAGCTTTGAAGAAAACGTACCCGAGTTAGCTGCCAAAGACCATTACGAACCGACATCCTTCTTGAAAAAACACCCTGTCAGCCTTGTCAACGTGGAGAACTTGATCGAAGAGCCATTCGATAAGAAAAACCCAATCATTCGCGCGGTTACCAGTGAAATTGTCAATGTGTGCAAAGAGATTGCCACGTTAAATCCTTTGTTCCGCGATCAAATCTCGGCGTTTTATACAGATCAATTCCCAGGAAACCTCAGCGACGAACCGGCCAAATTGGCTGATTTCGCTGCCGCTGTATCTGCCGGTGAGCTCCACGAGATGCAAGAAGTTCTAGAGACAATGAACATCGAGGAGCGTCTCCCTAAGTCGCTTGTCGTGCTGAAGAAGGAATTGATGAACGCTCAACTGCAATCCAAGATCACCAAAGATGTCGAGGCCAAGATCCAGAAACGCCAGCGGGAGTACTGGTTGATGGAGCAAATGAAGGGCATCAAGAGAGAACTTGGCATCGAGTCTGATGGGAAAGACAAGCTTGTCGAGAAGTTCAAGGAGAAGGCTGAAAAACTTGCCATGCCTGAGGTCGTCAAGAAGGTTTTCGACGAGGAGATAAACAAGCTAGCACATCTCGAGCCTGCTGCATCCGAGTTCAATGTCACTCGTAACTATCTGGACTGGCTAACCCAAATTCCTTGGGGCCAGAAGAGCGTGGAAAACTTTGGCGTCAAAAACGCAGTCAGTGTCCTCGACGAGGACCATTACGGGTTGAAAGATGTCAAGGATCGGATTCTTGAATTCATCGCTGTCGGCAAGCTTCGTGGAACAGTCGAAGGAAAAATTCTTTGCCTCGTTGGCCCACCCGGTGTTGGAAAGACCAGTATCGGCAAATCGATAGCTCGCGCTCTGAACAGACAATATTACCGATTCTCCGTTGGTGGTTTGACCGACGTGGCAGAGATCAAGGGCCACCGACGGACTTACGTCGGTGCCCTCCCTGGACGCATTATCCAAGCTCTCAAGAAGTGTCAAACCGAGAACCCTCTAATCTTGATCGACGAGGTTGACAAAATAGGGCGTGGCCACCAGGGCGATCCGTCCTCTGCTTTGCTCGAACTTCTCGATCCCGAACAAAACAGCTCGTTCTTAGACCACTACATGGATGTTCCTGTGGATCTTTCCAAGGTCCTCTTCGTCTGTACAGCCAACGTGACCGACACTATTCCTCGGCCCTTGCTGGATCGTATGGAACTCATCGAATTGTCTGGCTACGTGGCAGACGAGAAGATGGCCATTGCTGAGAGGTACCTCGCCCCCGCCGCTCGGGAGCTGACTGGCTTGAAAGATGTGGATGTGAACCTTGAACGGGATGCTATCGAGGAGCTGATCAAGTCGTACTGCCGTGAGAGCGGTGTCCGTAACCTGAAGAAGCAAATCGAAAAGGTCTACCGGAAGGCAGCATTCAAGATTGTTCAAGACCTAGGCGAAGATGTGATGTCTGAAGAGGCGGCACTGACCGAAGCAGGCAAAGTTGCTCAGGAAGAGTCAAAGGAGAAAGAGCCAGCGGATCCTGCACAAGTTCCGATTGAGCCAGAGAAGTCAACCACAGAGATACCTCGACTAGCTCTCAAGGTCCCCGACAGTGTGCATCTCAGCATCGGCAAGGAAACTTTGAAGGACTATGTTGGACCTCCTGTTTTTACCGCCGACCGCCTGTACGACCAGTTCCCTCCTGGTGTCACCATGGGTCTTGCATGGACTAGCATGGGTGGAGCGGCTCTGTACGTTGAATGTATTCTGGAGAATGCATTGAATCACAACTCGCGCCCGGGACTTGAAATCACCGGCAACCTGCAAAACGTCATGAAGGAGTCTACTCACATTGCGTACTCCTTCGCTAAGTCTGTTATGGCGCGGCAATTCCCCGAGAATCAGTTCTTCGAAAAAGCGAAGGTCCACTTGCACTGCCCTGAAGGCGCTGTTCCAAAGGATGGTACGTGAAACTTATATGCGTTGGTAAACAACAAATCGGCGGCTAACAATTCCTGCAGGACCCTCTGCCGGTATCACCATGGCTAGCGCCTTGTTATCTTTAGCTCTTAATCACTCACTTGAGCCAACCGTTGCCATGACTGGAGAGTTGACTGTGACTGGTAAGGTTCTGCGTATTGGAGGCTTGAGAGAGAAGACTGTGGCTGCTCGTCGAGCTGGTGCCACAAAGATCCTCTTCCCTGCGGACAACACATCCGACTGGCTTGAGCTACCTGAGGTGAGTCATCAATTCATCCAATCCTAGTGTGTGTTTATCTTGGCTGACTGTTGTGTCTAGAACATCAAGGAGGGTATTGAAGGCCACCCGGTGAACTGGTACTCCGAGGTGTTTGACCTTCTCTTCCCCAGTCTTGACCAGGAGGCTGCGCGTACAATCTGGCAAAAGGCACTGGCCAAGCCCAATAAGGGTAGTCAGGAGGCTGATGAAGAGTAACATGCTGATACCTTTTTGGTTTGGGGGTCCCCTTTGGGTCTTTGGGTAATGTCGTATATACCTGTTTTGTTTAACGTTGTATAGTTTTTGTGTGATTTATTGTTACAATGGCGTCTTTGTCTTCCGACACGGAATGCATGGTTGGAGTTGAAGGACTGTTAGTAGACCTTTTTGTTCCCATGCCAGATGTATGGACTAGAGcaagagccaaaaaaaagattaCTCCACTCAAAACAGGAGCTGTTTTTAGTAAGGCGCATGTATAGCATATAATTATATTGCGAACGACTACGCAAAGATTATGCAAAGACTCACAGGTAATTCGTATATCGAGTAACATTAATGTATCAAATTTTAGGGCTGCTGTCGTGTCATAAAGATTGACGCCAAATAAACAGGGCGTGAACGGAGCCCCCTATCAGGCATATGGGTCAGGCCGCAACGCGTCCTCGAATTTTGATCTGTGCGCCGTTCGATGAATCATATCTTTGTTCTCTATTTTTTCTGCCTCACCCTTGTGTCCCTTAGAAGGGCTTTTGATTGATCTCCTGCAAGGTCCTTTTGCCTCCAGACATTTGAAGCCTTGCAGCGGAAGCATCTGATCACCGCTATCAAGCAGCTGCAGGCGATTCCTTAGAAGAGAAATTtagagaggaaaaaaaaaaaaaaaaaaagaaaacttaTACCTAAAAAATTTCATCTTGACCGAcatctttctccttcttttgcACCCGCCCTTTTACTTTATGAGCTTGTGCTGGGCCGGTCTCCCAGCCTCGCCCATTGCAGCCTGACGTTGTGCGACACTTGTACGTTGGACCTCGACGTGAACAATTCAACTCTTCAAACTC
Proteins encoded:
- a CDS encoding ATPase, AAA+ type, core encodes the protein MLRGQTLPWRAVLHQTPRPLLRRPLLASPRYNAAFRSTLTSVHRCDSFPSSSRAFSVSSIRRREKPPPEDSKEESEEKEKRETSHDDKLTERAPESRRKGIDSGKNVPSADQVAPARRKDRSSDKERGVEEEVNKEANASDGKGNSNDAPSPIPPNDGPADSKPSGASSGGNSGNDDSGKKGKKVSGEKALQKPAVPDVYPQVMAIPIAKRPLFPGFYKAITIRDPNVAVAIQDMMKRGQPYVGAFLFKDDNADGDVIEKLDDVYDTGVFAQITAAYPLRGEAGGVTAVLYPHRRIKISSLLPPGESTKTATPPPAPIPEDKTTEKRGDVVASFEENVPELAAKDHYEPTSFLKKHPVSLVNVENLIEEPFDKKNPIIRAVTSEIVNVCKEIATLNPLFRDQISAFYTDQFPGNLSDEPAKLADFAAAVSAGELHEMQEVLETMNIEERLPKSLVVLKKELMNAQLQSKITKDVEAKIQKRQREYWLMEQMKGIKRELGIESDGKDKLVEKFKEKAEKLAMPEVVKKVFDEEINKLAHLEPAASEFNVTRNYLDWLTQIPWGQKSVENFGVKNAVSVLDEDHYGLKDVKDRILEFIAVGKLRGTVEGKILCLVGPPGVGKTSIGKSIARALNRQYYRFSVGGLTDVAEIKGHRRTYVGALPGRIIQALKKCQTENPLILIDEVDKIGRGHQGDPSSALLELLDPEQNSSFLDHYMDVPVDLSKVLFVCTANVTDTIPRPLLDRMELIELSGYVADEKMAIAERYLAPAARELTGLKDVDVNLERDAIEELIKSYCRESGVRNLKKQIEKVYRKAAFKIVQDLGEDVMSEEAALTEAGKVAQEESKEKEPADPAQVPIEPEKSTTEIPRLALKVPDSVHLSIGKETLKDYVGPPVFTADRLYDQFPPGVTMGLAWTSMGGAALYVECILENALNHNSRPGLEITGNLQNVMKESTHIAYSFAKSVMARQFPENQFFEKAKVHLHCPEGAVPKDGPSAGITMASALLSLALNHSLEPTVAMTGELTVTGKVLRIGGLREKTVAARRAGATKILFPADNTSDWLELPENIKEGIEGHPVNWYSEVFDLLFPSLDQEAARTIWQKALAKPNKGSQEADEE
- a CDS encoding Mitochondrial DnaJ chaperone (Mdj1), putative, whose product is MNPSTAFPKAAALPARLLRTQRQCSKQTSSNSAHSSTQIRNYHATVSDSPARRLREGGCKRKESLVMSARAFHTTSPLAAISDPYKVLGVDKKASAGDIKKAYYGLAKKYHPDTNKDAQAKDKFAEAQTAYELLSDAQKRENYDRYGSAAFDQNGGFNPNAGGSPFSGAGGFHGFGGGFGGGGGGFGGGFSGDINFEDLFGAFTGGARRGPRGGRNPFQEQILVGEDIEVQTNISFMDAAKGTSQEIVITPLTKCGTCKGDGLKPGAKRSQCRQCNGTGTRVHLMQGGFQVAATCDACGGAGMSVPRGSECSSCNGNGVIRERKTIKVDIPGGVEDGMRLRVTGEGDSPPTGTAVPPGARTQPGDLYVSIRVAPDHRFSRSGSDILYTASIPLTTAILGGEVTIPTLDNQVKVKVATGTGTGDRITLSGMGMKKLSGRTRGFTPNGDLKVEFKVAMPKYLTGNQRTILEVLADEMNDKTAKRTMNFSKDSSSASSGTDDAAKNEGFLKSVWHRLTEKHGDSSKLSQADKEDSQDVKKDTENRDAGSDASKDSSKKSS
- a CDS encoding Vacuolar protein-sorting protein bro1; this translates as MAQSPMLSCPLKQTNEIDWIQPLKDYIRQGHGEDPEQYNHECATLNRLRQDMRGVGKDSAIGRDLLYRYYGQLELLDLRFPIDDNHVKIPFTWYDAFTHTSTSQFSLAFEKASVIFNISAILSCHAANQSRADDTGLKTAYHSFQASAGMFTYINQNFLHPPSTDLKEDTIKTLINVTLAQAQEVFFEKQVADQRKPGLLAKLAGQAAYLYSQSAEIMQNFLDKNVFDKVWTIVVQAKAAHMGSVASYYQAIADSESGSHGIAIARLQVADKQSAVALSWAKTFPSSPPADTNLTAESGPNLLDLIKHNQTNVQASLATMVKDNDFIYHQPVPNEAGLSPVARVTAAKAIPVSELYQGQDINEIIGPDLFKKLRPMWVTEAASCYEEEKAELRRVETGKAESANRDIAGKLGSLELPDTLEILKGGINHKMSVDEDFRRWCSELAGHSPFRKAFDELQDRKAEVLSQLDQCSKQLDLEESVCEKMRSKYGADWSQQPSSRLNTTLRGDVRSYRDTINEASVSDSQLSSTLRQHESDFDEMRSAGETDEADVLFQRALIKARSKYGKSKDGVTSSAEGTLLDDVYDEDGASVAEQIAKVEGLLKKLNLVEREKSQLLADLKVETHKDDITERLILNKKSFVGREKEFFQQELLKFLPYQNILVQANHKQSSLMNELTKIHDNLVQDKRVQSEKSKYENIKRQRNSVIARYKKVYEAFHGLSSGIKQARTFYKDMGENVDSLRKNVETFINNRRSEGAQLLSQIERDKGMGKNIDSPRRNAESLANNREQSSGVSEQEDREREKLRQLMERLSTEPKSSSTLSSTGSAKPPSKVKSPPPPVQTPAYGTTGPSPKPSPRYPPAIPGVSLSHSPAPYGQYMGGAPGAYQAQHFQQGAAAPLSEGYNPMAYPYQTPVSPPPNQPFFSQTPVPYGGYSNSSTPAPGVGPQSSHSSHYMAPQGYIPPPPPPRPQQTAYPPTTGGIYPSGPGGYAQSRQYGHHKTPSQSQSQSGSSTDPWAGLNAWK